In one Nicotiana tomentosiformis chromosome 6, ASM39032v3, whole genome shotgun sequence genomic region, the following are encoded:
- the LOC104087114 gene encoding E3 ubiquitin-protein ligase RMA1H1-like yields MALEQLFQEEITDTNFEEHDISLEKCKTVDDKLDDNLSGGFECNICLDLVYDPVVTFCGHLYCWPCIYKWIHFQSKSSENTDHQQPQCPVCKAEVSQKTLIPLFGRGQSTKPSEDKAPNLGIVIPQRPPSPRCGGQTPIATNESHPSQQPYTSSYMSEPMLSPGGTTTGELVYARMFGNSSTTLYTYPSSYNLAGRSSPRLRRQLSQADRSLSRICFFLCCCLVTCLLLF; encoded by the coding sequence ATGGCCTTAGAGCAGCTTTTCCAGGAGGAAATAACAGACACCAACTTTGAGGAACACGATATTTCGTTGGAGAAGTGTAAGACAGTTGACGATAAGCTTGACGACAATCTCTCTGGAGGTTTTGAGTGTAACATATGCTTGGATCTTGTGTATGATCCtgttgttacattctgtggtCACCTTTATTGTTGGCCTTGCATCTACAAATGGATTCATTTTCAGAGCAAATCGTCCGAAAATACTGATCACCAACAGCCACAATGTCCTGTTTGCAAAGCTGAAGTCTCTCAGAAAACGTTGATTCCACTCTTTGGTCGCGGCCAGTCTACAAAACCATCTGAAGACAAAGCCCCGAATCTTGGTATTGTCATACCACAACGGCCTCCTAGTCCGAGATGTGGGGGTCAGACACCGATAGCAACTAACGAATCACATCCATCGCAGCAACCTTATACTTCTAGCTACATGTCCGAACCTATGCTAAGTCCTGGTGGCACGACGACAGGGGAATTGGTTTATGCGCGGATGTTTGGAAACTCATCGACTACTTTATATACATATCCGAGCTCATATAATCTAGCAGGAAGAAGTAGTCCAAGGTTAAGAAGGCAACTATCACAGGCTGATAGATCACTTAGCAGAATCTGTTTTTTCCTATGTTGTTGTTTAGTAACTTGTCTTCTCTTGTTCTGA